The following proteins come from a genomic window of Gossypium raimondii isolate GPD5lz chromosome 5, ASM2569854v1, whole genome shotgun sequence:
- the LOC105766391 gene encoding disease resistance protein At4g27190-like has protein sequence MGTLEGEIQLNKRWCLNWCPNWIWRYQLSKKAMKKTQDMSELLEEFGRLGPVGYRDPTALPTIDFLCSKEFVVSESSKVAFNQIIEALKDENINMIGLWGIGGVGKTTLAREVGSQATKLNLFDKVVITTVSQKPNFERIQDQIAQYIGFEMKNDQGRRSEQELWLRLKKEQRILIILDDIWEPINLKENIGIPIGDDHKGFKVLLTTRRKRVCQIMECRPVVQLDCLDDDEAGTLFEKKAGLDDFSDDSIKILANQIVKKCGGLPIAIVPLASALKGKTNCHEWQVAYQRLEGRRLTEIEDVDERNAFVILKASFDYLKDLMTKTCFLLCSLFPEDHEIYVEDLVRYAWGLKLCKCINPIKDVRSEVLASIETLKNSGLLLDCGKRNVKMHDVVRQFALWIASSRKEISFGTIETLPMDESFKDYTAISFEANQTDELPKGMRFP, from the coding sequence ATGGGAACTCTGGAAGGGGAAATTCAACTGAATAAGAGGTGGTGTCTCAATTGGTGTCCTAATTGGATTTGGAGATATCAATTAAGTAAGAAAGCAATGAAGAAAACTCAGGATATGTCTGAGCTTTTGGAAGAATTTGGTCGACTTGGACCAGTCGGTTACCGTGATCCTACTGCCCTTCCCACTATAGACTTCTTATGTTCTAAGGAATTTGTGGTTTCGGAATCTTCGAAGGTTGCTTTCAATCAAATAATTGAAGCCTTAAAAGATGAGAATATCAACATGATTGGGTTGTGGGGGATAGGAGGGGTGGGCAAGACCACCCTGGCTCGTGAAGTAGGAAGTCAAGCTACAAAACTGAATTTGTTTGACAAAGTTGTGATTACGACTGTGTCTCAAAAGCctaattttgaaagaattcaaGATCAAATTGCACAATACATAGGCTTTGAAATGAAGAATGATCAAGGAAGAAGATCCGAGCAAGAATTATGGTTAAGGCTGAAGAAAGAACAGAGGATTCTCATCATCCTTGATGATATTTGGGAACCTATCAACTTAAAGGAGAATATAGGAATTCCAATTGGTGATGACCATAAGGGCTTCAAAGTTCTTTTAACAACACGCCGTAAACGAGTATGTCAAATTATGGAGTGTCGACCGGTGGTACAACTTGACTGTTTGGATGATGATGAAGCTGGGACTCTGTTTGAAAAGAAAGCAGGTCTAGATGACTTTTCTGATGATTCTATTAAAATCCTAGCAAATCAAATTGTCAAAAAATGTGGGGGTTTGCCAATAGCTATAGTTCCGCTGGCAAGTGCCTTGAAAGGCAAAACAAATTGTCATGAGTGGCAAGTTGCATACCAGAGACTCGAAGGTCGTAGATTGACTGAAATAGAGGATGTTGATGAAAGAAATGCCTTTGTAATTCTTAAGGCGAGCTTCGATTACTTGAAGGATTTGATGACCAAGACATGTTTCTTGTTGTGCTCTTTATTTCCCGAAGATCATGAGATTTATGTGGAGGACTTGGTAAGATATGCATGGGGACTGAAGTTGTGTAAATGCATCAACCCAATTAAAGATGTTAGAAGTGAAGTACTTGCATCAATTGAGACCCTCAAGAACTCCGGTTTGTTGCTAGATTGCGGAAAAAGGAATGTCAAAATGCATGACGTGGTTCGCCAATTTGCTTTGTGGATAGCATCTTCAAGAAAGGAGATTTCTTTTGGGACTATTGAAACACTCCCGATGGATGAAAGTTTCAAGGATTACACAGCAATCTCTTTCGAAGCTAACCAAACGGATGAACTTCCTAAAGGAATGCGTTTTCCATAA
- the LOC105767164 gene encoding putative disease resistance protein RGA4: METSSKIFEGMKALQVCALNRLLISLSTFQFHMNLQTLCLIDCELSDISMLGKLKTLHILSLSRSDITELPTEAGDLENLRLLDLSYCYELRRITPNLIRRLSNLEELYLHGCSSLKWATENSTKRESYSSLSELNLLPKLVVISLDISSEHLPDGFVFRTLPTFDFCIGIERERWYQKRDLETCPISRSLRIYKSVDACKQLLEDVEFLQLNKVEGHPNLIPSLNLGFRKLTSLNLRQCHFMQCLIDASKQQVPITALSNLRKLSLSHMFHLEEMCNAPQPQGFLRKLEEVIVSDCGEMQVLFPIAELRSIEQEGPSRYLSLQSLKIVKIEGCNNLKYIFPMSVANSLGLGQLQTLRIERCSQLQEIIQGPEVLISMSQGLARLNKVVLINLPQLKGRGRNDIVLTSPSLHLLEVRDCPQLTPFIVPTNIQVLEFSEMIEKKQINNVTVPERRGGTSTCLHKLTELRVIWTGPIQVEHFQNLTQLLVYDCRRLRYIFSPTIARNLPQLGILQISDCEELEQIIKKDQTSSQHHLQPICFPKLNWIKICNCENLKCIFPITLAHGGLPNLWDLGLAGVPKLEQVFEGDETNLNKEEEKVIRLPLLYSLTLDYLPNLCMPKHRYTVGAVTETNRFSTDLSSKSRDLLSKQENSSKRKEEKLREMKRKIDEQTELHSSN; encoded by the exons ATGGAAACTTCAAGCAAAATCTTTGAGGGTATGAAGGCATTACAAGTTTGTGCTTTGAATCGTCTGTTGATATCTCTGTCTACATTTCAGTTTCATATGAACCTTCAGACTTTGTGTTTGATTGATTGTGAACTCTCTGACATCTCAATGCTTGGGAAGCTGAAGACACTTCATATTCTCTCTTTAAGTAGATCTGATATCACTGAATTGCCGACTGAAGCTGGtgatttggaaaatctaagacTGTTGGATTTATCGTATTGCTATGAACTACGAAGAATCACTCCTAATTTAATACGAAGATTGTCCAATTTAGAAGAACTATACTTGCATGGTTGTAGTTCATTAAAATGGGCGACTGAGAATTCAACTAAAAGGGAAAGCTATTCCAGCCTATCAGAGTTGAATTTATTGCCAAAGTTGGTTGTAATATCATTGGATATTTCTTCTGAACATCTTCCAGACGGCTTTGTGTTTCGTACATTACCGACCTTTGATTTTTGCATTGGCATAGAAAGAGAACGGTGGTACCAAAAGAGAGACCTTGAAACTTGTCCAATCTCAAGATCTTTGAGAATCTATAAGTCTGTAGATGCATGCAAGCAACTACTTGAAGATGTAGAATTTCTTCAATTGAATAAGGTGGAGGGTCACCCAAACCTTATTCCGAGCTTGAACTTGGGATTTAGAAAGTTGACTTCTCTAAATCTTCGACAGTGCCACTTTATGCAATGCCTAATTGATGCATCAAAGCAGCAAGTGCCAATCACTGCACTCTCTAATTTGAGAAAGTTATCATTAAGTCATATGTTTCATTTGGAAGAGATGTGCAATGCTCCCCAGCCGCAAGGGTTTTTACGAAAGCTTGAAGAGGTTATAGTTTCAGATTGTGGTGAGATGCAAGTGTTATTCCCAATTGCTGAATTGAGGAGCATAGAACAAGAAGGGCCCAGTCGTTATTTAAGCCTCCAAAGTCTGAAGATTGTTAAAATAGAGGGAtgcaataatttgaaatatatctTCCCAATGTCAGTAGCTAATAGCCTTGG TCTTGGGCAATTGCAAACTCTGAGGATAGAGAGATGTTCCCAATTGCAAGAAATAATCCAAGGACCAGAAGTGTTAATCTCAATGTCTCAAGGTCTTGCACGATTGAATAAAGTTGTGTTGATTAATTTGCCTCAATTGAAAGGAAGGGGTAGAAACGACATCGTGCTGACATCGCCATCTTTACATTTGTTAGAAGTGAGAGATTGTCCTCAATTGACACCTTTTATCGTTCCAACTAATATACAA GTATTGGAGTTCTCAGAGATGATAGAAAAGAAGCAAATAAACAACGTGACAGTCCCTGAAAGGAGAGGAGGAACATCAACAT GCTTGCACAAACTAACTGAATTGCGGGTGATATGGACTGGTCCCATCCAAGTTGAACACTTTCAAAATCTCACTCAATTGCTAGTCTATGACTGCAGAAGGTTAAGATACATCTTTTCACCTACCATCGCTCGAAATTTGCCACAATTGGGGATTTTACAGATATCTGACTGTGAGGAATTGGAGCAAATAATTAAGAAGGATCAAACTTCATCACAACATCATCTCCAACCTATCTGCTTCCCTAAATTGAATTGGATTAAAATCTGTAACTGTGAAAACTTGAAATGTATCTTCCCCATTACTCTTGCTCATGGCGGTCTTCCAAACCTATGGGACTTAGGCCTTGCAGGGGTCCCCAAATTAGAGCAGGTGTTTGAAGGAGATGAGACAAATCTGAATAAGGAAGAAGAGAAAGTGATACGCCTACCTCTGCTCTACTCCTTAACGCTTGATTACCTACCAAACCTC TGCATGCCAAAACACAGGTACACTGTTGGTGCTGTAACTGAAACTAACAGATTCAGCACAGACTTGTCGAGCAAGTCTCGAGACTTGCTGAGCAAACAAGAGAATTCGAGcaagagaaaggaagaaaagctaagagaaatgaagagaaaaattgATGAACAAACTGAACTTCATTCATCAAATTGA